One Pseudonocardia abyssalis DNA segment encodes these proteins:
- a CDS encoding MlaE family ABC transporter permease produces the protein MSNPLKGLEGPLVQAGEMTRLMFQVLWMAVRHPLGYWSDVRDQMFDILKLCWIPMAVSTTAFGLGAPGLQGGNLFALFGIPERLGSFFVMASVREFAPWVNAMVVAGVVGTAITADLGARRIREEIDAMEVLGVDPIRTLVLPRVVALFIMTGLLDLVAIMFGLLGGYIAAVPILGANPAAFADSLFANLSATDVWGSVVKTALFGLIIGVVCCYKGLKASGGPIGVGSAVNQAVVIAFAAIWIFNMVFTTILLGLNPDIQVYK, from the coding sequence GTGTCCAACCCGCTCAAGGGTCTTGAAGGACCGCTGGTCCAGGCCGGCGAGATGACCCGGCTCATGTTCCAGGTCCTCTGGATGGCGGTGCGCCACCCACTGGGCTACTGGTCCGACGTCCGGGACCAGATGTTCGACATCCTGAAGCTCTGCTGGATCCCGATGGCGGTGTCGACCACCGCCTTCGGGCTGGGTGCGCCGGGCCTGCAGGGCGGCAACCTCTTCGCCCTCTTCGGCATCCCCGAGCGGCTCGGTTCGTTCTTCGTCATGGCGAGTGTCCGGGAGTTCGCTCCCTGGGTGAACGCCATGGTCGTCGCCGGCGTGGTGGGTACGGCGATCACCGCCGACCTCGGCGCCCGGCGCATCCGCGAGGAGATCGACGCCATGGAGGTCCTCGGCGTCGACCCCATCCGGACCCTCGTGCTCCCTCGGGTCGTCGCGCTGTTCATCATGACCGGCCTGCTCGACCTGGTGGCCATCATGTTCGGCCTGCTCGGCGGCTACATCGCGGCGGTGCCCATCCTCGGTGCCAACCCGGCTGCCTTCGCCGACAGTCTCTTCGCGAACCTCTCCGCCACCGACGTGTGGGGCAGCGTGGTCAAGACCGCGTTGTTCGGCCTGATCATCGGGGTCGTCTGCTGCTACAAGGGCCTCAAGGCGAGCGGTGGCCCGATCGGTGTCGGCAGCGCGGTCAACCAGGCGGTCGTCATCGCGTTCGCGGCGATCTGGATCTTCAACATGGTGTTCACGACGATCCTGCTCGGTCTGAACCCCGACATCCAGGTCTACAAGTAG
- a CDS encoding ABC transporter permease, translating to MTSTMDRPGPAGPPPGPPKKLGPKITFGEQKVKEAFTTGGEIAKFSTRIIRDLPDVRHYASEVFRQSGVLILSSGLIIWLMMFVIGYQCGLEANYTLKQIGAPLYSGIFSAWCAIREMGPYMWGYILAAKVGCGLVAELGSMRISDEIDAMEVMGVRSRSYLVGTRIIATWIAMPFLYVVGLGIMYIAEYLTVVIQLGGVSAGGYSFIFWLYQNPLDFVYSLSKVMAMGTVIIFVGCYYGYNASGGPVGVGRNTAKSMMLNMVLIHVVGVLGTQLFWGLAANAPIAN from the coding sequence ATGACCAGCACGATGGATCGTCCCGGTCCCGCGGGCCCGCCTCCCGGACCTCCGAAGAAGCTCGGACCGAAGATCACCTTCGGTGAGCAGAAGGTCAAGGAGGCCTTCACCACCGGCGGCGAGATCGCCAAGTTCTCCACGCGGATCATCCGGGACCTGCCCGACGTCCGGCACTACGCGTCCGAGGTCTTCCGGCAGTCCGGCGTCCTCATCCTCTCCAGTGGCCTGATCATCTGGCTGATGATGTTCGTCATCGGCTACCAGTGCGGCCTGGAGGCTAACTACACCCTCAAGCAGATCGGCGCACCGCTCTACTCGGGCATCTTCTCCGCCTGGTGCGCCATCCGTGAGATGGGCCCCTACATGTGGGGCTACATCCTGGCGGCGAAGGTCGGATGCGGGCTGGTCGCCGAGCTCGGCTCGATGCGGATCTCCGACGAGATCGACGCCATGGAGGTCATGGGGGTCCGCTCGCGAAGCTACCTCGTGGGCACCCGCATCATCGCCACCTGGATCGCGATGCCGTTCCTCTACGTCGTCGGCCTCGGCATCATGTACATCGCCGAGTACCTGACCGTCGTCATCCAGCTCGGCGGCGTCTCGGCGGGCGGCTACTCCTTCATCTTCTGGCTCTACCAGAACCCACTCGACTTCGTCTACTCGCTCTCGAAAGTCATGGCGATGGGCACGGTCATCATCTTCGTCGGCTGCTACTACGGCTACAACGCCAGCGGTGGCCCGGTCGGCGTGGGACGAAACACCGCGAAGTCGATGATGCTCAACATGGTCCTGATCCACGTCGTCGGCGTTCTCGGCACCCAGCTGTTCTGGGGT
- a CDS encoding sensor histidine kinase, with protein MAPRHPADKQAPPDPAVSVDRVELARLFLSATEPTEVLDAVARAVCERTAFRRSVIMAVDPVRGVVHGRAGFGVDPTKVVAAGGPVGDYRVISKLSGSAVPLVVPTSDVADMVPGQCLRLFDVHGPIAVQLLRSDRLGLLGVVFCDHGATSGFRPSAADLATLTELSEVAALAFQQALLLRRSVSLQELRERSRIAAALHDGVTQQLFAATLEVEELRAGGALDEQATVGLERLADRLGTALQQLRVALVEIASGGVPYDRGTQEGDQAVASRIRSVLARVGAGGGPTPDLDVTGEGPEPDAVSADLLVRAVREGAANAGHHGHATQIAVHLRRGGSWWTVEIDDDGSGDAVDVRRVLSGHENNSFGLPSLAKECARVGGRIWVSDAPRLHGLRLGVAVPLTAR; from the coding sequence ATGGCTCCTCGCCACCCGGCCGACAAGCAGGCGCCACCCGACCCGGCCGTGAGCGTCGACCGTGTCGAGCTCGCCCGGCTGTTCCTGTCGGCGACCGAACCGACCGAGGTCCTCGACGCGGTGGCCCGGGCGGTGTGTGAGCGAACCGCGTTCCGACGGTCGGTGATCATGGCTGTCGACCCGGTCCGGGGGGTTGTGCATGGTCGTGCGGGCTTCGGCGTCGACCCCACGAAGGTCGTCGCCGCCGGCGGACCGGTGGGGGACTACCGGGTGATCTCGAAGCTCAGTGGTTCGGCTGTGCCCCTGGTGGTACCCACCTCCGACGTGGCCGACATGGTGCCCGGCCAGTGTCTGCGGCTCTTCGACGTGCACGGCCCGATCGCCGTCCAGCTGCTGCGCAGTGACCGGCTGGGGCTGCTCGGGGTCGTGTTCTGTGATCACGGTGCGACGTCGGGCTTCCGGCCGAGTGCGGCGGACCTCGCGACGCTCACCGAGCTGTCCGAGGTTGCTGCCCTGGCGTTCCAGCAGGCGCTGCTGCTCCGACGATCGGTCTCGTTGCAGGAGCTGCGCGAGCGGTCCCGGATCGCTGCCGCGCTGCACGACGGGGTCACCCAGCAGTTGTTCGCCGCCACTCTGGAGGTCGAGGAGCTTCGCGCCGGCGGGGCACTGGACGAGCAGGCGACCGTCGGTCTGGAGCGGCTGGCGGACCGTCTCGGTACCGCCCTGCAGCAACTGCGGGTGGCGTTGGTCGAGATCGCCAGCGGGGGAGTGCCCTACGACCGCGGGACGCAGGAAGGCGACCAGGCGGTGGCGTCCAGGATCCGCAGCGTGCTCGCCCGGGTCGGGGCCGGTGGCGGGCCGACCCCGGACCTGGACGTCACCGGCGAAGGGCCCGAGCCCGACGCCGTGTCGGCCGACCTGCTCGTCCGGGCGGTGCGGGAGGGCGCGGCGAACGCCGGGCACCACGGGCACGCCACCCAGATCGCGGTGCACCTGCGCCGGGGCGGATCGTGGTGGACCGTCGAGATCGACGATGACGGGTCGGGCGATGCCGTCGATGTTCGACGGGTTCTGAGCGGGCACGAGAACAACTCGTTCGGCCTGCCGAGCCTGGCGAAGGAATGCGCGCGGGTCGGCGGACGCATCTGGGTGAGTGACGCGCCGCGCCTACACGGCCTGCGACTGGGCGTTGCGGTTCCCTTGACCGCCCGCTGA